The Candidatus Hydrogenedentota bacterium genome has a segment encoding these proteins:
- the rpsO gene encoding 30S ribosomal protein S15: MSIAKEKKQELIQKFGGAETNTGSTEVQIALLTTRINHLTEHFKIHKKDFAGQRGLLRMVGKRRNLLAYLRTNNLEGYRALIAELGLRK; encoded by the coding sequence ATGTCCATTGCAAAAGAGAAGAAGCAGGAGTTGATCCAGAAGTTCGGCGGGGCCGAGACCAACACGGGCTCGACCGAAGTGCAGATTGCACTGCTGACGACCCGGATCAATCACCTGACGGAACACTTCAAGATCCACAAGAAAGACTTCGCCGGACAGCGCGGCCTGCTGCGCATGGTGGGCAAGCGCCGCAACTTGCTGGCCTACCTCCGGACGAACAACCTCGAAGGCTATCGCGCGCTCATCGCCGAGCTTGGCCTGCGTAAGTAA
- a CDS encoding insulinase family protein, protein MTVAIVAIVVVTAAGAAAIAADVAAVIAADAAVVIAIAAVAVVVAAAAAAAAADRHLYPYDGASAWKRHLHLTLWRGPRRPQRRGPDLQAAGFTKGQQLLSEITYPRDAAEITTLANGMTVCMERLPYLHSASAGIWIRTGSANETAAESGIAHFLEHLFFKGTKTRNVHEIMEAVESRGGQLNAFTAREYTCLYVKVLDKYTATGIEILADIVKNSLFADLEKERNVILEEIASVEDTPDEYVHDLMTEHHWPDHPLGRSISGTAESVSALEYDHVVDFFQRWYRPENMVFSIAGNIDTQAVLEQVRREFEGISRAAAEGPGEAPRFNGGIVSVERDIAQSHITLAFPAPSLYDDRKYAFDMTSNILGGGSTSRLFERIREDEGLAYSIYTFDSFYMRSGAIGVYAAVAPQQLGKTLDLTFEELRKLRDGGISEEELEMNREQIKGGMLMAMESTFTRMARMAKSIMYYGKLIPMSDIVEKVDAITAADIQSCAVSIFQPDQCALLVLGPKSDTMPDRIAL, encoded by the coding sequence GTGACCGTGGCGATCGTGGCGATCGTGGTGGTGACCGCGGCGGGCGCGGCGGCGATCGCGGCGGACGTGGCGGCGGTGATCGCGGCGGACGCGGCGGTGGTGATCGCAATCGCGGCGGTGGCGGTGGTGGTGGCCGCAGCGGCGGCGGCGGCGGCCGCAGATAGGCACCTGTACCCCTATGATGGCGCTTCCGCGTGGAAGCGCCATCTTCATTTAACGCTTTGGCGTGGGCCGCGCCGGCCGCAGCGGCGCGGCCCGGACCTCCAGGCGGCCGGATTTACCAAAGGACAACAACTTTTGAGCGAGATTACCTATCCGCGCGATGCGGCGGAAATTACCACCCTGGCCAACGGCATGACCGTGTGCATGGAACGCCTCCCCTATCTCCACTCCGCAAGCGCGGGTATCTGGATCCGCACCGGATCGGCCAACGAGACGGCGGCGGAGAGCGGCATCGCCCACTTTCTTGAACATCTGTTTTTCAAGGGCACCAAGACACGCAACGTGCATGAGATCATGGAGGCGGTGGAGAGCCGGGGCGGGCAACTCAACGCTTTTACAGCGCGGGAGTACACCTGCCTCTACGTAAAGGTGCTCGACAAGTACACCGCCACCGGCATCGAGATCCTTGCCGATATCGTGAAGAACTCGCTCTTTGCCGATCTGGAGAAGGAGCGCAATGTCATCCTCGAAGAGATCGCCTCCGTCGAAGATACACCCGACGAATACGTGCACGATCTCATGACGGAGCACCACTGGCCGGATCACCCGCTGGGCCGCTCGATTTCCGGCACCGCGGAATCCGTTTCCGCGCTGGAGTACGACCACGTGGTGGACTTCTTCCAGCGCTGGTACCGCCCTGAAAACATGGTTTTCTCCATCGCGGGCAATATCGATACGCAGGCCGTGCTGGAGCAGGTGCGCCGCGAATTTGAGGGAATTTCCCGCGCCGCCGCCGAAGGGCCCGGCGAGGCGCCCCGTTTCAACGGCGGCATCGTTTCCGTTGAGCGCGACATCGCTCAATCCCACATAACACTCGCGTTTCCCGCGCCCTCGCTTTACGACGACAGGAAGTACGCCTTCGACATGACCAGCAACATCCTCGGCGGCGGATCCACATCGCGCCTCTTCGAGCGCATTCGCGAAGACGAAGGCCTGGCGTACAGCATTTACACCTTCGACTCTTTCTACATGCGTAGCGGCGCCATCGGCGTGTACGCCGCCGTCGCGCCACAGCAACTTGGCAAGACCCTCGACCTGACCTTTGAGGAACTCCGAAAGCTGCGCGACGGGGGCATCTCCGAGGAGGAGCTTGAAATGAACCGCGAGCAGATCAAAGGCGGCATGCTTATGGCCATGGAAAGCACCTTCACCCGCATGGCGCGCATGGCCAAATCCATCATGTACTACGGCAAGCTCATCCCCATGTCGGACATCGTCGAAAAGGTGGACGCGATCACGGCCGCCGATATTCAGTCGTGTGCGGTATCCATTTTCCAGCCGGACCAGTGCGCCCTGCTCGTGCTCGGGCCGAAGAGCGACACCATGCCCGATCGGATCGCGCTGTGA
- the dut gene encoding dUTP diphosphatase, producing the protein MEVLIRQEPGCEDLPLPAYETEHAAGMDLRAAVVEPVTLAPGQRAMVPAGIRIALPPGTEAQVRPRSGLAIKHGISMVNSPGTIDADYRGEVKVLLINHGQESFTINRGDRIAQMVIAPVLQAQWTVVEDLEATARGEGGFGHTGV; encoded by the coding sequence TTGGAAGTGCTGATAAGGCAGGAGCCGGGCTGCGAGGACCTGCCGCTGCCCGCCTATGAAACCGAACACGCGGCGGGCATGGATCTCCGCGCCGCGGTCGTTGAGCCCGTCACCCTCGCGCCGGGCCAGCGCGCCATGGTGCCCGCGGGTATACGGATCGCCCTGCCGCCCGGCACGGAGGCCCAGGTGCGCCCACGCAGCGGTCTGGCCATCAAGCACGGCATCAGCATGGTCAACAGCCCCGGTACAATCGACGCGGACTATCGCGGCGAAGTGAAGGTGTTGCTGATCAACCACGGCCAGGAATCATTCACGATCAACCGGGGCGACCGCATCGCCCAAATGGTGATCGCGCCGGTACTCCAGGCGCAGTGGACCGTAGTGGAGGATTTGGAAGCCACAGCGCGCGGCGAAGGCGGCTTCGGGCACACGGGGGTGTAG